One Terriglobales bacterium DNA segment encodes these proteins:
- a CDS encoding type II secretion system protein: protein MRRQKGFSLIELLIVVGIILLIAAIAIPNMMRARISANEASAAAGTRNLVLAQFQYQIAYPSIGYANTLAALGGSSCITPSSTSACLIDQGLANSSTQPKDGYLYGAAGDKSKFSVGNYPAIVGVTGNNSFCASEEGILWIDPTGHNNSATCGPPPVPQAMQH from the coding sequence ATGCGCAGACAAAAAGGATTTTCGTTAATCGAACTGCTGATTGTGGTTGGGATTATCCTGCTCATCGCGGCCATCGCAATTCCCAATATGATGCGCGCCCGCATTTCCGCCAATGAGGCGTCAGCAGCAGCAGGAACACGAAACCTGGTTCTTGCCCAGTTCCAGTATCAAATTGCTTATCCGTCAATTGGCTATGCCAACACCCTGGCAGCACTTGGAGGATCATCTTGCATTACGCCGAGTTCAACGTCGGCCTGCCTGATTGATCAAGGACTTGCTAATTCCTCGACCCAACCCAAGGACGGCTATTTGTATGGCGCAGCGGGCGACAAATCGAAATTCAGCGTAGGCAACTATCCAGCCATAGTCGGCGTTACCGGCAACAATTCCTTCTGCGCCTCTGAAGAGGGCATACTGTGGATTGATCCTACAGGGCACAACAACAGTGCTACCTGCGGACCGCCCCCGGTGCCGCAAGCTATGCAGCACTAA